A single window of Solanum dulcamara chromosome 5, daSolDulc1.2, whole genome shotgun sequence DNA harbors:
- the LOC129890718 gene encoding transcription factor bHLH53-like has protein sequence MASVSYYSASKLEPNVQQVNFEEMAMQQLSPELLFDFNYDVEQSFYNENQDHDCYFDPDEFLLPIEMNNNSCFMPEYSVFEKQQKVFQDNCPSTHNSCFIPEYSIYENTPKRQKIFQDNCLPNSNIIIPSTHNSCFLSEYSVYESTPKRQEVFQDNFLPPHGLFNEGFVPNSPIFQDFASYLLSEIPMPVFSTKCSNNAGVVAKTGGGKLIPGGHRMNTAEMFQATFKYIKFLQAQAALLQFMGTYQENEKSFETSDLHKFVGSSLIQEKLYSSEKCLVPKVLLEALENNQEIQNSQVLEEVKSLIK, from the exons ATGGCTAGTGTTAGCTACTATTCTGCTTCAAAATTGGAACCAAATGTTCAACAAGTCAACTTTGAAGAAATGGCTATGCAGCAGCTTTCTCCGGAGCTTCTTTTTGATTTCAACTATGATGTTGAACAGAGCTTTTACAATGAAAATCAAGATCATGATTGTTATTTTGATCCAGATGAGTTTCTTTTACCAATTGAAATGAATAACAATTCTTGTTTCATGCCAGAGTATTCTGTTTTTGAGAAACAGCAAAAGGTCTTTCAAGATAACTGTCCGTCCACTCATAATTCTTGTTTCATTCCAGAGTACTCTATTTATGAGAACACCCCAAAACGTCAAAAGATTTTTCAAGACAACTGTCTTCCAAATAGTAATATAATAATACCGTCCACTCACAATTCTTGTTTCTTATCAGAATACTCTGTTTATGAGAGTACCCCAAAACGACAAGAGGTCTTTCAAGACAACTTCCTTCCTCCTCATGGTTTGTTCAATGAGGGGTTCGTGCCAAATTCTCCAATCTTTCAAGATTTTGCCTCGTATTTGCTTTCAGAAATTCCTATGCCTGTTTTTAGTACCAAGTGCAGCAATAATGCTGGAGTTGTCGCGAAGACAGGTGgtg GGAAATTGATACCTGGTGGACACAGAATGAATACTGCTGAAATGTTTCAAGCTACTTTCAAGTATATTAAGTTCTTGCAAGCACAAGCTGCACTTCTTCAATTCATGGGAACATATCAG GAGAATGAGAAATCATTTGAAACATCAGATTTGCACAAATTTGTTGGATCTTCCTTGATCCAAGAGAAGTTGTATTCAAGTGAAAAATGCTTAGTTCCAAAAGTGTTACTTGAAGCACTAGAGAATAATcaagaaattcaaaattcacAAGTCCTTGAGGAAGTCAAGTCTTTgattaaatga